The Brachyspira hyodysenteriae ATCC 27164 sequence ATTTTCTCTACAGTATCACAACATCATTAGCATATTCTACATTGTCGGAAATATCTGTTCTATCAGCTGCTTTTTTTACATCGCCGCTGTTTACTAAATCCTCTTCTATCTCTTCCTGTGAATAGAACATAGATAAAAGAGCTTCTTTACTATCAGCAAAACTTGAAACCTCATATACATCTTGCTGTAAATATCTATCCATCATAGGCTTATAATCAATGGCTCTGTCAACTTCAGGCATACTTCCTTTAGCATAACCGCCTATCATTATAAGTTCTTTAGCTTCATTATAGTCAGCACTCATCTTTAAAAATTCTCTTGCTGCTCTTTTATGCATATTAGATACTACTTCATTCATAATCCTAGATATACTTTTATTTACATCAATAGCTGGGAAATGTCCTCTATTGGCTAAATCTCTAGATAAAACTATGTGTCCGTCTAATATACCTCTAACAGCATCTGTAATAGGTTCATCCAAATCATCACCTTCTACCAATACATTATAAAATGCTGTAATAGAGCCTTTGCTTGAAGTACCTGTTCTTTCCAAAAGTTTAGCAAGTTCAGAGAATACACTAGGAGTATAACCTCTAGTGGTAGGAGGCTCACCTCTTGAAAGTCCTATCTCTCTTTGAGCCAAAGCAAAACGTGTTACAGAGTCTACCATAAACATAACATTTTTGCCTTTATCTCTGAAATACTCAGCTATTGTAGTAGCAGTGTATGCAGCTCTTACTCTCAAAAGCGGAGCATCATCACTTGTAGCAACAACTAATATACTTCTTTTTAATCCTTCTTCTCCTAAATCTCTTTCTATAAAATCTCTTACCTCTCTTCTTCTTTCACCAATCAATGCGATAACATTTACATCAGCATTGGTATTTCTAGCTATCATAGATAAGAGTGTAGATTTACCGACACCTGTACCGCTCATTATAGCCATACGCTGTCCCTGTCCAACAGTTAAAAGCCCGTCTATTGCTCTTACACCTGTTTGTATATGTTTATTTATTCTAGGTCTATTCATTGGGTTTACTGCTGAATGAGAAACAGGAATAGGAGTTTCATAAAAATTATGCCCGCCTCCTGCAAGCGGTTTTCCTCTTGCATCAAGCACTGTTCCTAATATTTCATCACAGCACATAACAGATAATGGTCTTTCAAAAGAATAAACCATATTTCCAAAAGTTATTCCATTAACAGGTCCGTAAGTAGCTAAAAGTACATCTTGATTTCTGAAACCTATAGCTTCAGCATCAAGATAACTATTGTCATTCATATATATACGGCACATATCGCCAAGTTTGCAAAAAGGTCCCTCACTAATAACCAATGAACCTATAACTTCTTTAACTTTACCGTAAGATTTTAATAAAGCTACATCATCAACTACTTTTCTGTATTTATCAAATGTCTTTTTTACTTCTTTATCAAAATCTACATTTTCATCTTTAATCATAATATCATACAGCCCTAAAATAAATTAAATTATAGTAAAATTAGAAACCTTTTATAGGTTCTACTTCTTTAATAGCAGTTTCTATTTCATTCAATTGAGTATTTATTCTAGCATCA is a genomic window containing:
- a CDS encoding FliI/YscN family ATPase, with product MIKDENVDFDKEVKKTFDKYRKVVDDVALLKSYGKVKEVIGSLVISEGPFCKLGDMCRIYMNDNSYLDAEAIGFRNQDVLLATYGPVNGITFGNMVYSFERPLSVMCCDEILGTVLDARGKPLAGGGHNFYETPIPVSHSAVNPMNRPRINKHIQTGVRAIDGLLTVGQGQRMAIMSGTGVGKSTLLSMIARNTNADVNVIALIGERRREVRDFIERDLGEEGLKRSILVVATSDDAPLLRVRAAYTATTIAEYFRDKGKNVMFMVDSVTRFALAQREIGLSRGEPPTTRGYTPSVFSELAKLLERTGTSSKGSITAFYNVLVEGDDLDEPITDAVRGILDGHIVLSRDLANRGHFPAIDVNKSISRIMNEVVSNMHKRAAREFLKMSADYNEAKELIMIGGYAKGSMPEVDRAIDYKPMMDRYLQQDVYEVSSFADSKEALLSMFYSQEEIEEDLVNSGDVKKAADRTDISDNVEYANDVVIL